From Deferrisoma camini S3R1, the proteins below share one genomic window:
- a CDS encoding helix-turn-helix domain-containing protein codes for MILAEKLNPGLPSPEAYEAFFAHHDVDRVIDEAVVEKWIMARVALLLRASPLATAEIAERLGLSPSEASRYLAAAVARGVIRYDLSQKRYALGSVG; via the coding sequence ATGATCCTGGCGGAGAAGCTCAACCCGGGGCTGCCGTCCCCGGAGGCCTACGAGGCGTTCTTCGCGCACCACGACGTGGACCGGGTCATCGACGAGGCGGTGGTGGAGAAGTGGATCATGGCCCGGGTGGCCCTGCTCCTTCGCGCCTCGCCGCTCGCCACGGCAGAGATCGCGGAGCGCCTGGGCCTGAGCCCCTCCGAGGCGTCCCGGTACCTGGCCGCGGCAGTGGCCCGGGGGGTGATCCGGTACGACCTCTCCCAGAAGCGGTACGCACTGGGATCCGTCGGTTGA